The segment CATTTTATGTGTATATCTTGCATGGCTTTATCATCAAATGGTTCTTTGAGACGAGCTTTGGCCAAGCAGTCAACTCTCCTGCGGGATACATGTTGCTACTGTTATTGAGTATCCTTGTGACGGTGTTAACAGGGAATAAATACGTGGTGAAAGCCATTCAGACGCCATTTGGCTATCTGAAGGAAAGTTTGTCGTTAAAGAATGGCTAAATATAAAAGCCGCTCCGTAACTTTAGGTTACAGGAGCGGCTTTTTAAAGTCTAATTACGGAGTGTGATGGATGAAAAAATACTGCTTTTTAAAGGGATATGCTTGTTTGTTCACCAACATCTCCTAGCAGGACAAAATCTGAAAGTTAGATTCTTGTTTTTTCCCACTCGCTCAAGTGTAGGACTCCGAGTTCAGGTTTAGGCTCCTCGTCGAGAACGGCAAGATACTCCAAGTTATTTCCATCAGGGTCTGAGAAGTAATAGCAGGCAGCAGGCATCCATGCGTGGACAACGGGTTCGCTTGCGTCCAATCCAAAGCTCGGAGAAAGCGCAATACCTTTTTCATCTAGAAACTGAGGCACGTTTCGTAATTGTTCGAGTGTCACCTTAAAAGCAAAATGTGAACGGACAAATTCATGCTCCTTGACCTCCCACACTCCCAGCATCTGCTGTTTTTTTTCTGAATCACCTAAAAAGAAAAATGCCACTCTTCGCTCCTCTAAAAAGTAAGCAAGCTCTAACCCCAGATTTTTATAAAATGCTACCGCCGACTCCAAATTTACCGTTTTCACATGCGTTTCATATAATTCCGCGTTTTTCATGGAAAGTTACCTCCTGATATTTATTAACTACTTTTATTGTAATAGGAATTTTTACACTTAACCTCCTGAATAAGTGGGAAGATTAGATACAACTTTAGACGGAAAAAAACACATAACCTGTTAGGGTTATGTGCTATTGTTACAATATATTATGGGGTTTGTTTATCCAGTTTTTTTGAATCCATTTTGACAGAACGATAGTTGTTAACAACCCATATTCCTAACAGGGAGAGTACGGTGGACATAGTAATAACGGTGGGCAATAGGTCGGTGATTTTTGCAATTAAACTATATAAGATACCAAAACTGACCATTGTCAGAATTACACTGACAAAATGAACTTTTTTGTTCAGGTATGCCATTAAACCGCCACCTGAAAAAACAAGCATACCAAGCAAGAATAGCGCAATCACTGGAAAAAGATATTCCATGTCTTGCATAACCTCCGTCATGATGGTTTCTGTTTCTATATGTATAGTATATCATAAAACGGAGAAAAGATTCAGAAATCGGACAGGGGGTCGCTTATGAAAGTCAGGAAAGCCGTTGGTGCAATCGTAACGATTGATGAGGATTATGTGTTAATACTGAAAACAAAAATACATACTACAGAAGGTAAAAAAGAAATTGATGGTGAATGGGATTTTATAAAAGGGGGGGTGGAGGAAGAGGATCCTTCACTTGAGAAAGCTATCATAAGGGAACTTGAGGAAGAGACGGGAATGAAGTCGTTTTTTGTGAAAAAGGAATTGGAAGAAAGAATAAGCTTTAAATTTCCACAACATGTTGCAGAAAGGGTGGGATTTCATTCCCAAGAGACAACCATGTTTCTTGTTGAATATATAGGTGAGAACAAAGACTGGAGACCGCAGGATGACGAGATTAGTGAGATCGGTTATTTCAAAAAAGAAGAGGTTCTAAGAAAGCTTGCTCACGAGGAAACAAGGAAATACTTCCAAAAGCATTGTTTATAATTAGGATTGACAATATGTAAAAGGGAAAATATACTAATAGTGCAAGACTATACGAGAAAAGGAAGGTACAAGGTGCGATGTGGAATTAATCTATTTTTTAGGAGTGAACTCATGTGATTGATAAAATGAGGAACCTGGAGAATTGGATTAGTCTGCCCATTTTTACCTGCCATAAGTATCGGAAGAAAGTCGCTTCGCTATCCTTTTTGGAATAGTTTTATTTTGTGATACTTACTTGTAGAATAGGCCTTGTTTGCATATGCAATCGACTTTTCGTTCAAACCTCTCCAGGATTCTGGGGAGGTTTTTTGTGATGATTGATACTATGGCTGCTCATATATAAACAATAAAACATTAATGATGAGGTGCATATGTATGACAATGATATTACAAGTGAAACAAGTGAATAAGAGTTTCGGAGAACGGGATATTTTGAAGGAGATATCTTTTGATATAAGAAATGGGGAAAAGATAGGGTTGGTCGGTTGGAACGGTGCAGGGAAAACGACCTTGATGAAGTTATTGATGGGGGCGATCGAACCAGATTCTGGAAGTATTAAGAAACTCCCTACTACATTAAGAATTGGCTATCTCCCACAGAGTACTGATTACACGATAAGGACAGAAGAAGAAATGATCGAGGAAGGTAAAAGCCTACTGCGAACGGCCAGTGAGTTGGGGGTGAACCGTTTCATCACAGGAGGTGAAGACTTCTTTGACACCTTAAGCGGAGGCGAGAGGCTTAAGGTGGCTTTGGCGAAAATTTGGACACAATCTCCGCAACTTCTTTGTCTGGATGAGCCGACCAATCATATGGATATGAAAGGTGTTAACTGGTTGGTGTCAGAATTACAGAAGTTTAACGGTGCAGCCATCATCATTTCCCATGACAGATATTTCTTAGATAAAACGGTTTCTAAGATTTATGAAATAGAGGACTGCAAGCTAATGGAGTATGAAGGTAATTATACAGCGTATCGCCAAGAGAAACAGCGCCGTCTCGATCAACAAACGCGTGATTATGGGAAGCAACAAAGAAAGATAAAAATGATTGAAGATCAAGTTGCCAACTTGAAGCAGTGGTCAGAAAAAGCGCATAGGGAAGCAGGAAAGAGGGATAACCCAGGTGAGCGTAAACAGATGGGCTTAAAGGAATTCGAGCGGGTAAAAGCGAAGAAAAAGGATAATCAAATTAAATCAAAGACAAAAAGGCTGGAGCTTGAACTCTCCAAACATAAAGTGGAAAAGCCGAAGGAAGAAGTCCAGGTCAAATTTGAGTTTGAAACGGATGGAAAAAGAGGAAAAAGAATACTGGAAGCGAAAGGGCTAACAAAGCAATTTGCGGAACGACTGCTGTTTGAAAAAAGCCATTTTTACGTGAAGCATGGAGAGAGAATTGGGTTAATTGGTGAAAATGGAGCAGGGAAAACCACTTTTATTAAAATGCTATTGGAACAGGAATCAATTACAAAAGGCTCCCTGTGGAAAAGTGCTTCCCTGAAAATTGCCTATTTGAGTCAGGAAGTCAGTGACATGCCTTTGGATCAAAATGCAATGGAATATATAGATCTTATTGGGTGGGAACGTGTTTCCAAAGCCCGCACGATTTTTGCGAATATGGGGATGCATGAGGAAAAGCTCACAAAGCCACTTAATACCTTAAGCCTTGGTGAAAAAACTAGAGTCAAATTGGTTCACATGATCATGCAGGAATATGATGTCTTAATACTGGACGAACCGACGAATCATCTGGACTTACCGAGCAGAGAACAGATGGAGGCTACCTTGTCTACGTTCACTGGAACGGTCATGGTCATCTCCCATGACCGGTATTTCATTGAAAAACTTTGCGACAAGTTGCTGGTGATTGAAAATAAAAGAATCAAACGAGTGGAAACAGGTCTACAGGAGTACGAAGAGAGTAAAAAGAAGCAGGTGTCATCTTCTGAAAAAGAAACAAGGGAACAGATTGCGATATTGGAGGCAAAGATTACCGAATTATTGGGGAAAATCACTATGGTAAATAAGGACAGTAAGGAATATTCTGACATGGATGATGAGTTACTCAAGTTAATGCAATTAAAAAGAGAATTAGCCTGAATAAATGAAGAGGCTGCCATTAGGTTCGAAATTTCCTAATGACAGCCTCTTTTCTTATTTCATCATGTTGCTGCAGAACCAGAACTGTTTTGTGAGCGTCTTCTTTTCTGAATGGCGTTCATTCCCATCACAACTGCTACCAACTCTTCCGTCTCTAAATCCGCGGTGTAATCGGATAATTCAAAGGCCGCTGCCTCAAAGAAGCTCTCGGTTCTTTTGAATTCTGCAGCCAGTTCATCGTTCTCATCAAATAGTGTATATTCCCTTGAAAAGGCAGGGCTTTCCAAGCGATAAATTCCTCGGCCGTGTGCTTTGTATTCATAGATGGATTTGAGGAAGGCGAACCGTTCGCGCAGCTCTCCTATCTCTTTTTCCTCATGATCTTTTACGTACCATTTGTTCGAGAAAAAACCGAAACTTCCACTTATAATGATTTTTCCGTCCGGAGTTTTGATATCCACAGCAGCAGAAAAAGCACTCCTTAAATCTAATTTTCCAATAATCTTTTGATCCTCATTAAATATCTCCGTTTCTCCAGACGAGAAGAAATTATCTGAAAAATAGACAGTCTTGTTCATTTGCTGTCCCTCCTTTATCTTTATCTATTCATACGATTAATAATGAGGATGGTTTCAAAAATAAATTAGTTGAGCCTCAATTTCTGTCCTGAATAAATAGTGTCCGAGCTAAGTTTATTAAGTTCTTTTAATGCACCAACTGTTGTGCCGTATTTTTTAGATAAGGAATACAAGGTATCCCCTTTTTTTACTGTGATGGAGAAGCTTTCCGGTGAAGGGGAGAGGTAGAGTTGTTGACCGATTTTTATGGTGTCTGTTGTAAGGTTGTTCCAGTCCTTCAGTTGCTCTACGGAAGTGTCAGCTTTTCTGGCTAAAGAGTAAAGAGTATCTCCTTTCTTGACCTCGATAATCACAGGTGCCTTTACTAAAAGTTTTTGCCCAGTATAAATATTGTCATATGTTAACAGATTCCATTCTTTTAACTCCTTTACAGTGGTTCCGTGAGTTTTTGCAAGGGAATAAAGGGTATCCCCTTTTTTCACAAAGATATCTGTTATTTCTCTTATAATGAGTTTTTCTCCTGCAATGATTTTGGAGCTTGTCAGATTATTCATCTTCTTCAGCTCGCTAATAGATACATCATGTTTCTTTGAAAGACTGTATAGCGTATCCCCTTTCTTGATGGTGATAACCTCATTTGTACTTGCAGCAAAAGCAGGTTCATAGGAGGAGAAACCAAGTGCACCCGAAAGTCCAAGTGTAATAGCCAATGCAAGTACGGCTCTTTGATGTTTTTTCATGTTGAACACTCCAATGTAGAAAATTTGATTACACTTACTTTGACGTAGTTGGAGGGAATTTGTCGCTTGTACATGAAAAATAAGTAAGCCCATTTTTTTAGCAAGGCTCTGTTAAACCCCGCTGTTGATTTCCGCACTAGGCTTCGCTTATCCAGGGGGCGACCTTGAGCCTCCTCGCGCTACGCCCTGCGGGGTCTCAAGAATGTCTCTATCCCCCCGCAGGAGTCTTCGCCTAATGCTCCAATCAACAGCTAGGTTACTGCAAAAATCAACAGCATTAACAGAGCTTTTAGAAAAAAAGAATCTGTGATTTTTTCTCACAGATTCTTACCAAATAATCTATTTTCTCGTTTTCCAAGCATCCAATACCTGTTGTTCTTTTTCTCGGTGAATGCCGGCCTTCCGTTCTTCCTCTTTCCTTGAGGTCTCCCAATGGAGTACATCTTTCACCGTCTCTTCTACGGAACGTACTTCCAGGCGGTGCTGAACAGCCTTTTCAATACTTATGGAACCTGCACCTCGCCATGGTTCATTGCCTTCCACGAGTGGATGTTCTTCTGGAATCCATAGGGGCATTTCTGTCCAAGGTGCAACATGTTGTTCCAATAAAAAGCCTTCCTCCGCCCATACAAAATCCACTTCCGAACCAGTCACCTTTTTGCAGGTAGTCAGAAAATCCTCCATCGTGAGCGGTGTTGTCGGTCCGGTCACATTAAAGGTGCCGGTCACCTTCTCATCCGCCATTTTAAGAATCCAAAGAGCCATGTCCCTTGCATCTATAAATTGTATTGTTCTTTCTTTCCGGCCAGGTGCGAGTATCTCACCGCCATCAGCAATACGATTAACCCAGTAGGAAAAACGATCTGAATAATCGTATGGACCAACTAGAAGGCCAGAACGGACATGCAAAACCTTGTCAGGCATGTTTTCCTCCGCGGCACATTCACTCTCTGCCTTCAATGCACCATAATGGGCATTGATTTGTTCCTGCGTACCATAACCGATTTCATCTATTTCCTTGGCTGTCAGGGACTGTACGGGATAGTCCTCTGTGAGGTTAGATGGAATCCAGTCTTTGTAAACAGAAATGCTTGAAATGAAGGTATAATGGTCGACTTTATCCGCCAACACTCTTGTTGATTCCCTTAAGGCTTTTGGGGTAAAACCGCAAGTATCAATTGCTACATCCCATTTACCTGTTTCGAGAAGAGAAAGATCTTTGTTGCGGTCTCCTACAATACATTCCACTTGTGGGAACAAATCTGGATGATTGCCACGATTGAACAAGGTCACTTCATGTCCTTGAACTAACGCCTCTTCTACAATGAACCTGCCTAAAAACCGTGTACCACCAATCACTAATATTTTCATATGTAGGCCTCCAAGATTTAATAAACTATAATAGATATTCTATCTCACCAACCAATAATCCTTTTTCTGAAATCGGCTCAAGCATTTCTGGATTCTAGATTTCTCCCAAAATACCATTTCAGTAAGGGTGGAACAACAATAATGATAAATAAAAGCCTCACTAATTGGAGTGAGCTCACGACTGCTGGATCCCCTCCAACCGAAGTTGCTGTAAGCACCATTTCAATCAGTCCCCCTGGTGCGACACTCAAGATGGCAGTCGGCAAATTTAAGCTGGTCATAGCTGCCAAAATCATCCCAAGTCCAAAGGAAACCAGGATTAACGTGATGGTCAAGCCAAAATAAACAAAGCAATATTTGCCTCCAAGTTTCAAATCCCCAAATGATATCCCTTTTCCCATCCCTATGCCAACTGTTATTTGTGCTGCTATCAATAATAAGGGAGGAAGAGTCGCCATCTCTACTAGACTAATATTAAAGAATGCAGTTAGCGCCAGTGGTACGATGACAATGCCTGCTGGGATTTTATTTCTTAGGAAGATTCCTGCAACTGCTGCAGGAATGAACCATACATACTGCCAGCCACCAAATTCGTAGGCACTGCCGATGGAAGTAGCAGAAGCAGGGCCAGATCCACTCACTGAAAAAATATGAAGTACTACAAATGGAACCATGAACAGAACGGTCAACAAACGAACAGTCTGGAAAATTACCACTAAGGAACTCTTCGCGTTTAACGATTCACTTGCAATCACCATCTCCGACAATCCACCTGGTATGGAACCGAACACACTTGTAATCTTGTCAACAGATATCCATTTTGTAACAAGCACGCTATTAATGATGCTTACAGCAATCAATGCGATGGTTGATAGCACATAAGGAA is part of the Sutcliffiella sp. FSL R7-0096 genome and harbors:
- a CDS encoding AbrB family transcriptional regulator, whose protein sequence is MRNKPIFGLMEAYVIGGLGGYVFYLGNLPLPWVLGALTSILLYQGIFKRQVYCPDPLKQSGFLILGLFFGLYFTKDTLLTVAPYIFPYVLSTIALIAVSIINSVLVTKWISVDKITSVFGSIPGGLSEMVIASESLNAKSSLVVIFQTVRLLTVLFMVPFVVLHIFSVSGSGPASATSIGSAYEFGGWQYVWFIPAAVAGIFLRNKIPAGIVIVPLALTAFFNISLVEMATLPPLLLIAAQITVGIGMGKGISFGDLKLGGKYCFVYFGLTITLILVSFGLGMILAAMTSLNLPTAILSVAPGGLIEMVLTATSVGGDPAVVSSLQLVRLLFIIIVVPPLLKWYFGRNLESRNA
- a CDS encoding SDR family oxidoreductase, whose product is MKILVIGGTRFLGRFIVEEALVQGHEVTLFNRGNHPDLFPQVECIVGDRNKDLSLLETGKWDVAIDTCGFTPKALRESTRVLADKVDHYTFISSISVYKDWIPSNLTEDYPVQSLTAKEIDEIGYGTQEQINAHYGALKAESECAAEENMPDKVLHVRSGLLVGPYDYSDRFSYWVNRIADGGEILAPGRKERTIQFIDARDMALWILKMADEKVTGTFNVTGPTTPLTMEDFLTTCKKVTGSEVDFVWAEEGFLLEQHVAPWTEMPLWIPEEHPLVEGNEPWRGAGSISIEKAVQHRLEVRSVEETVKDVLHWETSRKEEERKAGIHREKEQQVLDAWKTRK
- the abc-f gene encoding ABC-F type ribosomal protection protein; the encoded protein is MTMILQVKQVNKSFGERDILKEISFDIRNGEKIGLVGWNGAGKTTLMKLLMGAIEPDSGSIKKLPTTLRIGYLPQSTDYTIRTEEEMIEEGKSLLRTASELGVNRFITGGEDFFDTLSGGERLKVALAKIWTQSPQLLCLDEPTNHMDMKGVNWLVSELQKFNGAAIIISHDRYFLDKTVSKIYEIEDCKLMEYEGNYTAYRQEKQRRLDQQTRDYGKQQRKIKMIEDQVANLKQWSEKAHREAGKRDNPGERKQMGLKEFERVKAKKKDNQIKSKTKRLELELSKHKVEKPKEEVQVKFEFETDGKRGKRILEAKGLTKQFAERLLFEKSHFYVKHGERIGLIGENGAGKTTFIKMLLEQESITKGSLWKSASLKIAYLSQEVSDMPLDQNAMEYIDLIGWERVSKARTIFANMGMHEEKLTKPLNTLSLGEKTRVKLVHMIMQEYDVLILDEPTNHLDLPSREQMEATLSTFTGTVMVISHDRYFIEKLCDKLLVIENKRIKRVETGLQEYEESKKKQVSSSEKETREQIAILEAKITELLGKITMVNKDSKEYSDMDDELLKLMQLKRELA
- a CDS encoding VOC family protein: MKNAELYETHVKTVNLESAVAFYKNLGLELAYFLEERRVAFFFLGDSEKKQQMLGVWEVKEHEFVRSHFAFKVTLEQLRNVPQFLDEKGIALSPSFGLDASEPVVHAWMPAACYYFSDPDGNNLEYLAVLDEEPKPELGVLHLSEWEKTRI
- a CDS encoding LysM peptidoglycan-binding domain-containing protein; translation: MKKHQRAVLALAITLGLSGALGFSSYEPAFAASTNEVITIKKGDTLYSLSKKHDVSISELKKMNNLTSSKIIAGEKLIIREITDIFVKKGDTLYSLAKTHGTTVKELKEWNLLTYDNIYTGQKLLVKAPVIIEVKKGDTLYSLARKADTSVEQLKDWNNLTTDTIKIGQQLYLSPSPESFSITVKKGDTLYSLSKKYGTTVGALKELNKLSSDTIYSGQKLRLN
- a CDS encoding NUDIX hydrolase, yielding MKVRKAVGAIVTIDEDYVLILKTKIHTTEGKKEIDGEWDFIKGGVEEEDPSLEKAIIRELEEETGMKSFFVKKELEERISFKFPQHVAERVGFHSQETTMFLVEYIGENKDWRPQDDEISEIGYFKKEEVLRKLAHEETRKYFQKHCL